A stretch of Henckelia pumila isolate YLH828 chromosome 4, ASM3356847v2, whole genome shotgun sequence DNA encodes these proteins:
- the LOC140866185 gene encoding biotin carboxyl carrier protein of acetyl-CoA carboxylase 1, chloroplastic-like isoform X2, producing MASFGVPCPKISPLPAASLQQTAADGLPRITLFSRSDARSMLPRLQARSQSLSDSFKVCAQLNEVAIEKSSNSIPAAEALSIKKSGEKSVVPDASSLSVFMSQVSDLVKLVDSRDIVELQLKQMDCELIVRKKEALPQPSIAAPVVAPPPYQAMIPPQLPPAHVPAPASSVPSTPASLPAPPAPAKPKSSHPPFKCPMAGNFYRSSAPGAPAFVKVGDKIQKGQVICIIEAMKLMNEIEADQSGTVVDILVEDGKPVSVDLPLFIIEP from the exons ATGGCTTCTTTCGGCGTCCCATGTCCGAAAATCTCGCCTCTGCCAGCTGCTTCATTGCAGCAGACCGCCGCTGACGGTCTGCCCCGCATTACGTTATTTTCTCGGTCCGATGCCAGATCGATGCTTCCTAGATTGCAG GCGCGTAGCCAGAGCCTGTCAGATTCCTTTAAGGTTTGTGCTCAATTGAACGAG GTTGCCATTGAGAAGTCATCAAATTCTATTCCAGCTGCAGAGGCATTGTCAATCAAAAAATCTGGAGAGAAAAGTGTAGTTCCAGATGCATCATCTCTTTCAGTTTTTATGAGCCAAGTGTCAGACCTTGTCAA GCTTGTGGATTCAAGGGATATTGTGGAACTGCAGCTTAAGCAGATGGACTGTGAACTTATCGTAAGAAAAAAGGAAGCACTGCCACAACCATCAATTGCAGCCCCTGTTGTTGCACCTCCTCCATACCAGGCTATGATTCCACCACAACTGCCTCCTGCACATGTTCCTGCTCCTGCGAGTTCTGTTCCATCTACTCCAGCTTCACTGCCGGCACCACCTGCACCAGCAAAACCAAAGTCATCACATCCTCCATTCAAATGTCCAATGGCTGGAAACTTTTATCGTTCTTCTGCTCCTGGTGCACCAGCTTTTGTGAAG GTTGGGGATAAGATCCAGAAAGGACAGGTTATTTGCATCATTGAGGCCATGAAATTAATGAATGAGATTGAG GCCGATCAATCTGGCACTGTGGTTGACATACTTGTAGAAGATGGAAAACCAGTCAGCGTGGATTTG CCGTTATTTATCATTGAGCCATGA
- the LOC140866185 gene encoding biotin carboxyl carrier protein of acetyl-CoA carboxylase 1, chloroplastic-like isoform X1 yields MASFGVPCPKISPLPAASLQQTAADGLPRITLFSRSDARSMLPRLQQARSQSLSDSFKVCAQLNEVAIEKSSNSIPAAEALSIKKSGEKSVVPDASSLSVFMSQVSDLVKLVDSRDIVELQLKQMDCELIVRKKEALPQPSIAAPVVAPPPYQAMIPPQLPPAHVPAPASSVPSTPASLPAPPAPAKPKSSHPPFKCPMAGNFYRSSAPGAPAFVKVGDKIQKGQVICIIEAMKLMNEIEADQSGTVVDILVEDGKPVSVDLPLFIIEP; encoded by the exons ATGGCTTCTTTCGGCGTCCCATGTCCGAAAATCTCGCCTCTGCCAGCTGCTTCATTGCAGCAGACCGCCGCTGACGGTCTGCCCCGCATTACGTTATTTTCTCGGTCCGATGCCAGATCGATGCTTCCTAGATTGCAG CAGGCGCGTAGCCAGAGCCTGTCAGATTCCTTTAAGGTTTGTGCTCAATTGAACGAG GTTGCCATTGAGAAGTCATCAAATTCTATTCCAGCTGCAGAGGCATTGTCAATCAAAAAATCTGGAGAGAAAAGTGTAGTTCCAGATGCATCATCTCTTTCAGTTTTTATGAGCCAAGTGTCAGACCTTGTCAA GCTTGTGGATTCAAGGGATATTGTGGAACTGCAGCTTAAGCAGATGGACTGTGAACTTATCGTAAGAAAAAAGGAAGCACTGCCACAACCATCAATTGCAGCCCCTGTTGTTGCACCTCCTCCATACCAGGCTATGATTCCACCACAACTGCCTCCTGCACATGTTCCTGCTCCTGCGAGTTCTGTTCCATCTACTCCAGCTTCACTGCCGGCACCACCTGCACCAGCAAAACCAAAGTCATCACATCCTCCATTCAAATGTCCAATGGCTGGAAACTTTTATCGTTCTTCTGCTCCTGGTGCACCAGCTTTTGTGAAG GTTGGGGATAAGATCCAGAAAGGACAGGTTATTTGCATCATTGAGGCCATGAAATTAATGAATGAGATTGAG GCCGATCAATCTGGCACTGTGGTTGACATACTTGTAGAAGATGGAAAACCAGTCAGCGTGGATTTG CCGTTATTTATCATTGAGCCATGA
- the LOC140894481 gene encoding UDP-glycosyltransferase 83A1-like, with the protein MASLKAKKPHVLAVPFPAQGHVTPLTKLSRRIADRGIKVTFVNIHNIHSKILESTFVSSENQDHNTNNIVLTSIPDGLSSEDDRNDVFKLIESLRGTMADSLTDLIGRINRENVEEPVSCIIADITVGWVLEIAEKMGAEPIVFTPASAAGLALVLHIPELVEGRNLDVNGTVVTKPETISLSSNIPAWGKDELSWSFPVDLGMQKILFECSLDAVKTGNQAKSILCNTFYDLESTACDLNSRLLPIGPLLNPSHSKSSSNYSGSFRTQDESCLAWLNSKPAASVIYVSFGSIAVFSQQQLDELALGLELSGRPFLWIVRSDIANGARAEYPTGFLERIGCGIGKIVEWAPQEKVLSHSSVACFLTHCGWNSTMEGVSMGVPFLCWPYFADQFHNQNYVCDKWKIGLRICADENGIRSRYEIKNKIQMVTGDVDLRSNALKMKELALKSSGSEEGSSLKNFEKFVDHLKKL; encoded by the exons ATGGCATCACTCAAGGCCAAGAAACCTCATGTATTGGCTGTGCCTTTCCCAGCTCAAGGGCATGTTACTCCTCTCACCAAACTCTCACGCCGAATCGCCGATCGCGGGATCAAAGTTACTTTCGTCAATATACACAATATACATTCCAAGATTCTTGAATCCACGTTCGTGTCATCCGAGAACCAAGACCATAACACTAACAACATAGTACTGACCTCAATCCCAGATGGCCTGTCTTCCGAAGATGATCGAAATGACGTTTTCAAGCTCATCGAAAGCCTCAGAGGGACGATGGCAGATTCTTTGACGGATTTGATAGGGAGGATCAATCGTGAGAATGTTGAGGAGCCTGTTAGTTGCATCATTGCCGATATAACGGTCGGTTGGGTTCTGGAGATTGCTGAGAAAATGGGAGCTGAACCTATCGTTTTCACGCCGGCTTCGGCTGCTGGATTGGCCCTGGTGCTTCATATTCCCGAGCTTGTTGAAGGAAGAAATCTTGATGTTAATG GTACAGTGGTGACAAAACCTGAAACAATCAGCCTGTCAAGTAATATCCCTGCCTGGGGAAAGGATGAACTATCTTGGAGCTTCCCTGTTGACTTGGGGATGCAAAAGATCTTATTTGAATGTTCTTTAGATGCCGTAAAGACCGGAAATCAAGCTAAGTCGATCCTTTGCAACACCTTCTACGATCTTGAATCCACAGCTTGTGATCTGAACTCAAGATTGCTGCCTATTGGTCCATTGCTCAACCCTAGTCACTCCAAATCTTCATCAAACTATTCTGGTAGCTTTCGTACTCAGGACGAGTCCTGTTTAGCCTGGTTAAACAGCAAACCAGCAGCCTCAGTGATCTACGTTTCATTCGGAAGCATAGCTGTCTTCTCTCAGCAGCAGCTGGATGAACTAGCACTCGGGCTTGAATTATCCGGCCGGCCCTTTCTATGGATCGTGAGGTCAGATATAGCCAATGGCGCACGAGCTGAATACCCCACTGGGTTCTTGGAGAGAATAGGTTGTGGGATTGGGAAGATTGTTGAATGGGCACCTCAAGAAAAGGTTTTGTCTCATTCTTCTGTTGCCTGTTTCTTGACACATTGCGGATGGAATTCGACAATGGAGGGAGTGAGCATGGGGGTGCCATTTCTGTGTTGGCCTTACTTTGCTGATCAGTTTCATAACCAGAACTATGTGTGTGACAAGTGGAAGATCGGATTAAGGATTTGTGCAGATGAAAATGGGATCAGATCAAGATATGAAATCAAGAACAAGATTCAGATGGTGACTGGTGATGTTGATTTGAGGAGCAATGCATTGAAAATGAAGGAATTGGCTTTGAAGAGTAGTGGGAGTGAAGAGGGTTCATCTCTCAAGAACTTTGAAAAGTTTGTTGATCACCTCAAGAAATTATGA